The Bradysia coprophila strain Holo2 unplaced genomic scaffold, BU_Bcop_v1 contig_151, whole genome shotgun sequence genome contains a region encoding:
- the LOC119074313 gene encoding kinesin light chain isoform X3: MSKVINDYRIRKIENIGKMTQMTQDEIVSNTKTVLQGLEALRVEHVSLINGLGTGKNERSDIVQKNIESIELGLGEAQVMMALASHLQNVEAEKQKLRTQVRRLCQENAWLRDELASTQQKLQASEQMVAQLEEEKKHLEFMASVRKYDDNQEQDEANDKSRSDPVVELFPDEEHEDRNQLSSPTPPSQIAYQASAGYEIPARLRTLHNLVIQYASQGRYEVAVPLCKQALEDLEKTSGHDHPDVATMLNILALVYRDQNKYKEAANLLNDALAIREKTLGENHPAVAATLNNLAVLFGKRGKYKDAEPLCKRALEIREQVLGRDHPDVAKQLNNLALLCQNQSKYDEVELYYQRALEIYEIKLGPDDPNVAKTKNNLASCFLKQGKYKEAEVLYKQVLTRAHEREFGTIDGDNKPIWQVAEEREENKDKNRECAPYGEYGGWHKAAKVDSPTVTTTLKNLGALYRRQGMYEAAETLEDCALRSKKEALDLVKQPKVGKFPGGGTPDNDKRRSRHIRGPSGETADGADEQSRHSSHP, from the exons ATGTCGAAAGTAATTAACGATTATCGAAT aagaaaaatcgaaaacattgGCAAAATGACTCAAATGACGCAAGATGAAATCGTCAGCAATACAAAGACGGTGTTACAAGGCTTGGAAGCGTTACGTGTCGAGCATGTGTCTCTCATCAATGGCCTGGGAACCGGCAAAAATGAACGATCCGACATCGTGCAGAAAAACATCGAAAGCATTGAGCTCGGTCTGGGCGAAGCCCAAGTGATGATGGCTCTGGCTTCCCATTTGCAGAACGTTGAGGCCGAGAAGCAAAAATTGCGTACGCAAGTACGTCGTCTCTGTCAAGAAAATGCATGGCTGCGAGACGAACTGGCCAGCACGCAACAGAAACTGCAGGCATCGGAACAGATGGTGGCACAGTTGGAAGAGGAAAAGAAGCATTTGGAATTCATGGCATCGGTACGGAAATATGATGATAATCAGGAACAGGATGAGGCAAACGATAAGTCGCGATCGGATCCAGTTGTTGAATTGTTCCCAGATGAAGAACATGAAGATCGAAATCAGCTGTCGTCACCGACACCGCCCAGTCAAATAGCGTACCAGGCGAGTGCTGGATATGAAATTCCTGCTCGTTTGCGAACCCTACACAATTTGGTCATTCAGTATGCATCGCAAGGAAG GTACGAGGTCGCAGTTCCCCTTTGCAAACAGGCTCTGGAGGATTTAGAGAAAACCAGTGGTCACGATCATCCGGACGTTGCAACAATGCTTAACATTTTGGCTTTAGTTTATCGTGATCAG AATAAATACAAAGAAGCGGCAAATCTACTAAACGATGCACTGGCTATACGGGAAAAGACACTGGGCGAAAATCATCCTGCTGTTGCCGCCACTTTAAACAATCTGGCTGTTCT TTTCGGTAAACGTGGCAAATACAAAGACGCTGAACCCCTATGCAAACGTGCGCTCGAAATTCGTGAACAGGTTCTCGGCCGCGATCATCCAGACGTTGCAAAGCAACTGAACAATCTAGCTCTCTTGTGTCAAAATCAGTCAAAGTACGACGAGGTCGAATTGTATTATCAGCGTGCACTGGAAATCTACGAGATAAAATTGGGTCCGGACGATCCGAACGTCGCAAAGACAAAGAACAATTTGGCCAGCTGTTTCCTGAAGCAGGGCAAATACAAAGAAGCTGAAGTCTTGTACAAGCAAGTGTTGACGCGCGCGCACGAACGCGAATTCGGTACGATAGACGGTGATAACAAGCCAATTTGGCAGGTGGCCGAGGAACGCGAAGAGAATAAGGATAAAAATCGTGAATGTGCTCCGTATGGTGAATACggcggttggcacaaagcggCCAAAGTCGATTCGCCGACGGTGACGACAACGCTGAAGAATCTGGGAGCACTGTATCGACGACAGGGAATGTACGAAGCGGCCGAAACGCTGGAAGATTGTGCATTGCGTAGCAAGAAAGAGGCATTGGATTTAGTTAAACAGCCGAAAGTGGGCAAATTTCCCGGCGGTGGCACTCCGGACAATGACAAACGTCGTTCGCGACACATTCGCGGTCCGTCGGGTGAAACGGCCGATGGGGCCGATGAG CAAAGCCGACATTCATCACATCCCTAG
- the LOC119074313 gene encoding kinesin light chain isoform X1 → MSKVINDYRIRKIENIGKMTQMTQDEIVSNTKTVLQGLEALRVEHVSLINGLGTGKNERSDIVQKNIESIELGLGEAQVMMALASHLQNVEAEKQKLRTQVRRLCQENAWLRDELASTQQKLQASEQMVAQLEEEKKHLEFMASVRKYDDNQEQDEANDKSRSDPVVELFPDEEHEDRNQLSSPTPPSQIAYQASAGYEIPARLRTLHNLVIQYASQGRYEVAVPLCKQALEDLEKTSGHDHPDVATMLNILALVYRDQNKYKEAANLLNDALAIREKTLGENHPAVAATLNNLAVLFGKRGKYKDAEPLCKRALEIREQVLGRDHPDVAKQLNNLALLCQNQSKYDEVELYYQRALEIYEIKLGPDDPNVAKTKNNLASCFLKQGKYKEAEVLYKQVLTRAHEREFGTIDGDNKPIWQVAEEREENKDKNRECAPYGEYGGWHKAAKVDSPTVTTTLKNLGALYRRQGMYEAAETLEDCALRSKKEALDLVKQPKVGKFPGGGTPDNDKRRSRHIRGPSGETADGADEPTFITSLGENLLFGLFKK, encoded by the exons ATGTCGAAAGTAATTAACGATTATCGAAT aagaaaaatcgaaaacattgGCAAAATGACTCAAATGACGCAAGATGAAATCGTCAGCAATACAAAGACGGTGTTACAAGGCTTGGAAGCGTTACGTGTCGAGCATGTGTCTCTCATCAATGGCCTGGGAACCGGCAAAAATGAACGATCCGACATCGTGCAGAAAAACATCGAAAGCATTGAGCTCGGTCTGGGCGAAGCCCAAGTGATGATGGCTCTGGCTTCCCATTTGCAGAACGTTGAGGCCGAGAAGCAAAAATTGCGTACGCAAGTACGTCGTCTCTGTCAAGAAAATGCATGGCTGCGAGACGAACTGGCCAGCACGCAACAGAAACTGCAGGCATCGGAACAGATGGTGGCACAGTTGGAAGAGGAAAAGAAGCATTTGGAATTCATGGCATCGGTACGGAAATATGATGATAATCAGGAACAGGATGAGGCAAACGATAAGTCGCGATCGGATCCAGTTGTTGAATTGTTCCCAGATGAAGAACATGAAGATCGAAATCAGCTGTCGTCACCGACACCGCCCAGTCAAATAGCGTACCAGGCGAGTGCTGGATATGAAATTCCTGCTCGTTTGCGAACCCTACACAATTTGGTCATTCAGTATGCATCGCAAGGAAG GTACGAGGTCGCAGTTCCCCTTTGCAAACAGGCTCTGGAGGATTTAGAGAAAACCAGTGGTCACGATCATCCGGACGTTGCAACAATGCTTAACATTTTGGCTTTAGTTTATCGTGATCAG AATAAATACAAAGAAGCGGCAAATCTACTAAACGATGCACTGGCTATACGGGAAAAGACACTGGGCGAAAATCATCCTGCTGTTGCCGCCACTTTAAACAATCTGGCTGTTCT TTTCGGTAAACGTGGCAAATACAAAGACGCTGAACCCCTATGCAAACGTGCGCTCGAAATTCGTGAACAGGTTCTCGGCCGCGATCATCCAGACGTTGCAAAGCAACTGAACAATCTAGCTCTCTTGTGTCAAAATCAGTCAAAGTACGACGAGGTCGAATTGTATTATCAGCGTGCACTGGAAATCTACGAGATAAAATTGGGTCCGGACGATCCGAACGTCGCAAAGACAAAGAACAATTTGGCCAGCTGTTTCCTGAAGCAGGGCAAATACAAAGAAGCTGAAGTCTTGTACAAGCAAGTGTTGACGCGCGCGCACGAACGCGAATTCGGTACGATAGACGGTGATAACAAGCCAATTTGGCAGGTGGCCGAGGAACGCGAAGAGAATAAGGATAAAAATCGTGAATGTGCTCCGTATGGTGAATACggcggttggcacaaagcggCCAAAGTCGATTCGCCGACGGTGACGACAACGCTGAAGAATCTGGGAGCACTGTATCGACGACAGGGAATGTACGAAGCGGCCGAAACGCTGGAAGATTGTGCATTGCGTAGCAAGAAAGAGGCATTGGATTTAGTTAAACAGCCGAAAGTGGGCAAATTTCCCGGCGGTGGCACTCCGGACAATGACAAACGTCGTTCGCGACACATTCGCGGTCCGTCGGGTGAAACGGCCGATGGGGCCGATGAG CCGACATTCATCACATCCCTAGGCGAAAATCTACTGTTCGGTTTATTTAAGAAATGA
- the LOC119074313 gene encoding kinesin light chain isoform X2, with the protein MSKVINDYRIRKIENIGKMTQMTQDEIVSNTKTVLQGLEALRVEHVSLINGLGTGKNERSDIVQKNIESIELGLGEAQVMMALASHLQNVEAEKQKLRTQVRRLCQENAWLRDELASTQQKLQASEQMVAQLEEEKKHLEFMASVRKYDDNQEQDEANDKSRSDPVVELFPDEEHEDRNQLSSPTPPSQIAYQASAGYEIPARLRTLHNLVIQYASQGRYEVAVPLCKQALEDLEKTSGHDHPDVATMLNILALVYRDQNKYKEAANLLNDALAIREKTLGENHPAVAATLNNLAVLFGKRGKYKDAEPLCKRALEIREQVLGRDHPDVAKQLNNLALLCQNQSKYDEVELYYQRALEIYEIKLGPDDPNVAKTKNNLASCFLKQGKYKEAEVLYKQVLTRAHEREFGTIDGDNKPIWQVAEEREENKDKNRECAPYGEYGGWHKAAKVDSPTVTTTLKNLGALYRRQGMYEAAETLEDCALRSKKEALDLVKQPKVGKFPGGGTPDNDKRRSRHIRGPSGETADGADEFQQSRHSSHP; encoded by the exons ATGTCGAAAGTAATTAACGATTATCGAAT aagaaaaatcgaaaacattgGCAAAATGACTCAAATGACGCAAGATGAAATCGTCAGCAATACAAAGACGGTGTTACAAGGCTTGGAAGCGTTACGTGTCGAGCATGTGTCTCTCATCAATGGCCTGGGAACCGGCAAAAATGAACGATCCGACATCGTGCAGAAAAACATCGAAAGCATTGAGCTCGGTCTGGGCGAAGCCCAAGTGATGATGGCTCTGGCTTCCCATTTGCAGAACGTTGAGGCCGAGAAGCAAAAATTGCGTACGCAAGTACGTCGTCTCTGTCAAGAAAATGCATGGCTGCGAGACGAACTGGCCAGCACGCAACAGAAACTGCAGGCATCGGAACAGATGGTGGCACAGTTGGAAGAGGAAAAGAAGCATTTGGAATTCATGGCATCGGTACGGAAATATGATGATAATCAGGAACAGGATGAGGCAAACGATAAGTCGCGATCGGATCCAGTTGTTGAATTGTTCCCAGATGAAGAACATGAAGATCGAAATCAGCTGTCGTCACCGACACCGCCCAGTCAAATAGCGTACCAGGCGAGTGCTGGATATGAAATTCCTGCTCGTTTGCGAACCCTACACAATTTGGTCATTCAGTATGCATCGCAAGGAAG GTACGAGGTCGCAGTTCCCCTTTGCAAACAGGCTCTGGAGGATTTAGAGAAAACCAGTGGTCACGATCATCCGGACGTTGCAACAATGCTTAACATTTTGGCTTTAGTTTATCGTGATCAG AATAAATACAAAGAAGCGGCAAATCTACTAAACGATGCACTGGCTATACGGGAAAAGACACTGGGCGAAAATCATCCTGCTGTTGCCGCCACTTTAAACAATCTGGCTGTTCT TTTCGGTAAACGTGGCAAATACAAAGACGCTGAACCCCTATGCAAACGTGCGCTCGAAATTCGTGAACAGGTTCTCGGCCGCGATCATCCAGACGTTGCAAAGCAACTGAACAATCTAGCTCTCTTGTGTCAAAATCAGTCAAAGTACGACGAGGTCGAATTGTATTATCAGCGTGCACTGGAAATCTACGAGATAAAATTGGGTCCGGACGATCCGAACGTCGCAAAGACAAAGAACAATTTGGCCAGCTGTTTCCTGAAGCAGGGCAAATACAAAGAAGCTGAAGTCTTGTACAAGCAAGTGTTGACGCGCGCGCACGAACGCGAATTCGGTACGATAGACGGTGATAACAAGCCAATTTGGCAGGTGGCCGAGGAACGCGAAGAGAATAAGGATAAAAATCGTGAATGTGCTCCGTATGGTGAATACggcggttggcacaaagcggCCAAAGTCGATTCGCCGACGGTGACGACAACGCTGAAGAATCTGGGAGCACTGTATCGACGACAGGGAATGTACGAAGCGGCCGAAACGCTGGAAGATTGTGCATTGCGTAGCAAGAAAGAGGCATTGGATTTAGTTAAACAGCCGAAAGTGGGCAAATTTCCCGGCGGTGGCACTCCGGACAATGACAAACGTCGTTCGCGACACATTCGCGGTCCGTCGGGTGAAACGGCCGATGGGGCCGATGAG TTTCAGCAAAGCCGACATTCATCACATCCCTAG
- the LOC119074313 gene encoding kinesin light chain isoform X5 has product MTQMTQDEIVSNTKTVLQGLEALRVEHVSLINGLGTGKNERSDIVQKNIESIELGLGEAQVMMALASHLQNVEAEKQKLRTQVRRLCQENAWLRDELASTQQKLQASEQMVAQLEEEKKHLEFMASVRKYDDNQEQDEANDKSRSDPVVELFPDEEHEDRNQLSSPTPPSQIAYQASAGYEIPARLRTLHNLVIQYASQGRYEVAVPLCKQALEDLEKTSGHDHPDVATMLNILALVYRDQNKYKEAANLLNDALAIREKTLGENHPAVAATLNNLAVLFGKRGKYKDAEPLCKRALEIREQVLGRDHPDVAKQLNNLALLCQNQSKYDEVELYYQRALEIYEIKLGPDDPNVAKTKNNLASCFLKQGKYKEAEVLYKQVLTRAHEREFGTIDGDNKPIWQVAEEREENKDKNRECAPYGEYGGWHKAAKVDSPTVTTTLKNLGALYRRQGMYEAAETLEDCALRSKKEALDLVKQPKVGKFPGGGTPDNDKRRSRHIRGPSGETADGADEFQQSRHSSHP; this is encoded by the exons ATGACTCAAATGACGCAAGATGAAATCGTCAGCAATACAAAGACGGTGTTACAAGGCTTGGAAGCGTTACGTGTCGAGCATGTGTCTCTCATCAATGGCCTGGGAACCGGCAAAAATGAACGATCCGACATCGTGCAGAAAAACATCGAAAGCATTGAGCTCGGTCTGGGCGAAGCCCAAGTGATGATGGCTCTGGCTTCCCATTTGCAGAACGTTGAGGCCGAGAAGCAAAAATTGCGTACGCAAGTACGTCGTCTCTGTCAAGAAAATGCATGGCTGCGAGACGAACTGGCCAGCACGCAACAGAAACTGCAGGCATCGGAACAGATGGTGGCACAGTTGGAAGAGGAAAAGAAGCATTTGGAATTCATGGCATCGGTACGGAAATATGATGATAATCAGGAACAGGATGAGGCAAACGATAAGTCGCGATCGGATCCAGTTGTTGAATTGTTCCCAGATGAAGAACATGAAGATCGAAATCAGCTGTCGTCACCGACACCGCCCAGTCAAATAGCGTACCAGGCGAGTGCTGGATATGAAATTCCTGCTCGTTTGCGAACCCTACACAATTTGGTCATTCAGTATGCATCGCAAGGAAG GTACGAGGTCGCAGTTCCCCTTTGCAAACAGGCTCTGGAGGATTTAGAGAAAACCAGTGGTCACGATCATCCGGACGTTGCAACAATGCTTAACATTTTGGCTTTAGTTTATCGTGATCAG AATAAATACAAAGAAGCGGCAAATCTACTAAACGATGCACTGGCTATACGGGAAAAGACACTGGGCGAAAATCATCCTGCTGTTGCCGCCACTTTAAACAATCTGGCTGTTCT TTTCGGTAAACGTGGCAAATACAAAGACGCTGAACCCCTATGCAAACGTGCGCTCGAAATTCGTGAACAGGTTCTCGGCCGCGATCATCCAGACGTTGCAAAGCAACTGAACAATCTAGCTCTCTTGTGTCAAAATCAGTCAAAGTACGACGAGGTCGAATTGTATTATCAGCGTGCACTGGAAATCTACGAGATAAAATTGGGTCCGGACGATCCGAACGTCGCAAAGACAAAGAACAATTTGGCCAGCTGTTTCCTGAAGCAGGGCAAATACAAAGAAGCTGAAGTCTTGTACAAGCAAGTGTTGACGCGCGCGCACGAACGCGAATTCGGTACGATAGACGGTGATAACAAGCCAATTTGGCAGGTGGCCGAGGAACGCGAAGAGAATAAGGATAAAAATCGTGAATGTGCTCCGTATGGTGAATACggcggttggcacaaagcggCCAAAGTCGATTCGCCGACGGTGACGACAACGCTGAAGAATCTGGGAGCACTGTATCGACGACAGGGAATGTACGAAGCGGCCGAAACGCTGGAAGATTGTGCATTGCGTAGCAAGAAAGAGGCATTGGATTTAGTTAAACAGCCGAAAGTGGGCAAATTTCCCGGCGGTGGCACTCCGGACAATGACAAACGTCGTTCGCGACACATTCGCGGTCCGTCGGGTGAAACGGCCGATGGGGCCGATGAG TTTCAGCAAAGCCGACATTCATCACATCCCTAG
- the LOC119074313 gene encoding kinesin light chain isoform X4, with protein sequence MTQMTQDEIVSNTKTVLQGLEALRVEHVSLINGLGTGKNERSDIVQKNIESIELGLGEAQVMMALASHLQNVEAEKQKLRTQVRRLCQENAWLRDELASTQQKLQASEQMVAQLEEEKKHLEFMASVRKYDDNQEQDEANDKSRSDPVVELFPDEEHEDRNQLSSPTPPSQIAYQASAGYEIPARLRTLHNLVIQYASQGRYEVAVPLCKQALEDLEKTSGHDHPDVATMLNILALVYRDQNKYKEAANLLNDALAIREKTLGENHPAVAATLNNLAVLFGKRGKYKDAEPLCKRALEIREQVLGRDHPDVAKQLNNLALLCQNQSKYDEVELYYQRALEIYEIKLGPDDPNVAKTKNNLASCFLKQGKYKEAEVLYKQVLTRAHEREFGTIDGDNKPIWQVAEEREENKDKNRECAPYGEYGGWHKAAKVDSPTVTTTLKNLGALYRRQGMYEAAETLEDCALRSKKEALDLVKQPKVGKFPGGGTPDNDKRRSRHIRGPSGETADGADEPTFITSLGENLLFGLFKK encoded by the exons ATGACTCAAATGACGCAAGATGAAATCGTCAGCAATACAAAGACGGTGTTACAAGGCTTGGAAGCGTTACGTGTCGAGCATGTGTCTCTCATCAATGGCCTGGGAACCGGCAAAAATGAACGATCCGACATCGTGCAGAAAAACATCGAAAGCATTGAGCTCGGTCTGGGCGAAGCCCAAGTGATGATGGCTCTGGCTTCCCATTTGCAGAACGTTGAGGCCGAGAAGCAAAAATTGCGTACGCAAGTACGTCGTCTCTGTCAAGAAAATGCATGGCTGCGAGACGAACTGGCCAGCACGCAACAGAAACTGCAGGCATCGGAACAGATGGTGGCACAGTTGGAAGAGGAAAAGAAGCATTTGGAATTCATGGCATCGGTACGGAAATATGATGATAATCAGGAACAGGATGAGGCAAACGATAAGTCGCGATCGGATCCAGTTGTTGAATTGTTCCCAGATGAAGAACATGAAGATCGAAATCAGCTGTCGTCACCGACACCGCCCAGTCAAATAGCGTACCAGGCGAGTGCTGGATATGAAATTCCTGCTCGTTTGCGAACCCTACACAATTTGGTCATTCAGTATGCATCGCAAGGAAG GTACGAGGTCGCAGTTCCCCTTTGCAAACAGGCTCTGGAGGATTTAGAGAAAACCAGTGGTCACGATCATCCGGACGTTGCAACAATGCTTAACATTTTGGCTTTAGTTTATCGTGATCAG AATAAATACAAAGAAGCGGCAAATCTACTAAACGATGCACTGGCTATACGGGAAAAGACACTGGGCGAAAATCATCCTGCTGTTGCCGCCACTTTAAACAATCTGGCTGTTCT TTTCGGTAAACGTGGCAAATACAAAGACGCTGAACCCCTATGCAAACGTGCGCTCGAAATTCGTGAACAGGTTCTCGGCCGCGATCATCCAGACGTTGCAAAGCAACTGAACAATCTAGCTCTCTTGTGTCAAAATCAGTCAAAGTACGACGAGGTCGAATTGTATTATCAGCGTGCACTGGAAATCTACGAGATAAAATTGGGTCCGGACGATCCGAACGTCGCAAAGACAAAGAACAATTTGGCCAGCTGTTTCCTGAAGCAGGGCAAATACAAAGAAGCTGAAGTCTTGTACAAGCAAGTGTTGACGCGCGCGCACGAACGCGAATTCGGTACGATAGACGGTGATAACAAGCCAATTTGGCAGGTGGCCGAGGAACGCGAAGAGAATAAGGATAAAAATCGTGAATGTGCTCCGTATGGTGAATACggcggttggcacaaagcggCCAAAGTCGATTCGCCGACGGTGACGACAACGCTGAAGAATCTGGGAGCACTGTATCGACGACAGGGAATGTACGAAGCGGCCGAAACGCTGGAAGATTGTGCATTGCGTAGCAAGAAAGAGGCATTGGATTTAGTTAAACAGCCGAAAGTGGGCAAATTTCCCGGCGGTGGCACTCCGGACAATGACAAACGTCGTTCGCGACACATTCGCGGTCCGTCGGGTGAAACGGCCGATGGGGCCGATGAG CCGACATTCATCACATCCCTAGGCGAAAATCTACTGTTCGGTTTATTTAAGAAATGA
- the LOC119074313 gene encoding kinesin light chain isoform X6, whose product MTQMTQDEIVSNTKTVLQGLEALRVEHVSLINGLGTGKNERSDIVQKNIESIELGLGEAQVMMALASHLQNVEAEKQKLRTQVRRLCQENAWLRDELASTQQKLQASEQMVAQLEEEKKHLEFMASVRKYDDNQEQDEANDKSRSDPVVELFPDEEHEDRNQLSSPTPPSQIAYQASAGYEIPARLRTLHNLVIQYASQGRYEVAVPLCKQALEDLEKTSGHDHPDVATMLNILALVYRDQNKYKEAANLLNDALAIREKTLGENHPAVAATLNNLAVLFGKRGKYKDAEPLCKRALEIREQVLGRDHPDVAKQLNNLALLCQNQSKYDEVELYYQRALEIYEIKLGPDDPNVAKTKNNLASCFLKQGKYKEAEVLYKQVLTRAHEREFGTIDGDNKPIWQVAEEREENKDKNRECAPYGEYGGWHKAAKVDSPTVTTTLKNLGALYRRQGMYEAAETLEDCALRSKKEALDLVKQPKVGKFPGGGTPDNDKRRSRHIRGPSGETADGADEQSRHSSHP is encoded by the exons ATGACTCAAATGACGCAAGATGAAATCGTCAGCAATACAAAGACGGTGTTACAAGGCTTGGAAGCGTTACGTGTCGAGCATGTGTCTCTCATCAATGGCCTGGGAACCGGCAAAAATGAACGATCCGACATCGTGCAGAAAAACATCGAAAGCATTGAGCTCGGTCTGGGCGAAGCCCAAGTGATGATGGCTCTGGCTTCCCATTTGCAGAACGTTGAGGCCGAGAAGCAAAAATTGCGTACGCAAGTACGTCGTCTCTGTCAAGAAAATGCATGGCTGCGAGACGAACTGGCCAGCACGCAACAGAAACTGCAGGCATCGGAACAGATGGTGGCACAGTTGGAAGAGGAAAAGAAGCATTTGGAATTCATGGCATCGGTACGGAAATATGATGATAATCAGGAACAGGATGAGGCAAACGATAAGTCGCGATCGGATCCAGTTGTTGAATTGTTCCCAGATGAAGAACATGAAGATCGAAATCAGCTGTCGTCACCGACACCGCCCAGTCAAATAGCGTACCAGGCGAGTGCTGGATATGAAATTCCTGCTCGTTTGCGAACCCTACACAATTTGGTCATTCAGTATGCATCGCAAGGAAG GTACGAGGTCGCAGTTCCCCTTTGCAAACAGGCTCTGGAGGATTTAGAGAAAACCAGTGGTCACGATCATCCGGACGTTGCAACAATGCTTAACATTTTGGCTTTAGTTTATCGTGATCAG AATAAATACAAAGAAGCGGCAAATCTACTAAACGATGCACTGGCTATACGGGAAAAGACACTGGGCGAAAATCATCCTGCTGTTGCCGCCACTTTAAACAATCTGGCTGTTCT TTTCGGTAAACGTGGCAAATACAAAGACGCTGAACCCCTATGCAAACGTGCGCTCGAAATTCGTGAACAGGTTCTCGGCCGCGATCATCCAGACGTTGCAAAGCAACTGAACAATCTAGCTCTCTTGTGTCAAAATCAGTCAAAGTACGACGAGGTCGAATTGTATTATCAGCGTGCACTGGAAATCTACGAGATAAAATTGGGTCCGGACGATCCGAACGTCGCAAAGACAAAGAACAATTTGGCCAGCTGTTTCCTGAAGCAGGGCAAATACAAAGAAGCTGAAGTCTTGTACAAGCAAGTGTTGACGCGCGCGCACGAACGCGAATTCGGTACGATAGACGGTGATAACAAGCCAATTTGGCAGGTGGCCGAGGAACGCGAAGAGAATAAGGATAAAAATCGTGAATGTGCTCCGTATGGTGAATACggcggttggcacaaagcggCCAAAGTCGATTCGCCGACGGTGACGACAACGCTGAAGAATCTGGGAGCACTGTATCGACGACAGGGAATGTACGAAGCGGCCGAAACGCTGGAAGATTGTGCATTGCGTAGCAAGAAAGAGGCATTGGATTTAGTTAAACAGCCGAAAGTGGGCAAATTTCCCGGCGGTGGCACTCCGGACAATGACAAACGTCGTTCGCGACACATTCGCGGTCCGTCGGGTGAAACGGCCGATGGGGCCGATGAG CAAAGCCGACATTCATCACATCCCTAG